The Thermoleophilum album genome contains a region encoding:
- a CDS encoding metal-sensitive transcriptional regulator, protein MTKPAYSEDKQRILGRLRRIEGQVRGIQRMVEEERYCIDVLTQIAAVQAALDRVALSLLDEHARHCVVGGKGPGDADERTTEMMAAVARLLKRG, encoded by the coding sequence ATGACGAAACCTGCTTACAGCGAGGACAAGCAACGGATCCTCGGACGGCTACGACGCATCGAAGGCCAGGTGCGAGGCATCCAACGGATGGTGGAGGAAGAGCGTTACTGCATCGACGTGCTGACCCAGATCGCAGCCGTCCAAGCCGCTCTCGATCGGGTCGCGCTTTCGCTGCTCGATGAGCATGCTCGCCACTGCGTGGTCGGCGGCAAAGGGCCGGGCGACGCCGACGAGCGCACAACGGAGATGATGGCGGCGGTCGCGCGCCTGCTCAAGCGCGGTTAG
- a CDS encoding heavy metal translocating P-type ATPase: MGMGEHTDEGTTSAHVDLALEGLHCASCVARVERALAQVEGVRDARVNLASGKARVELAGTDAAAHIPELVEAVRSAGYDARPLTAHPAGKPPPGETTHTHDAHAAGSPSGAHHAHDHGSASALGRRAVIAVALALPVLVVSMTPALQFRYWQWLALAFATPVVWWSAWPIHKAALRAARHGAANMDTLISLGVLASWSYSVAAVLFGKAGEPGMHMHFELLPRRSGAGEEVYFEIAAVVAAATIAGRWVEARARAAAGSAVRKLLDLAPAEATVIGDDGEERRIPAAELAVGQLFVVRPGERIATDGVVESGEAAVDLSLVTGESVPVPVAPGDQVVAGAIALDGRLVVRATRVGDETTLARIARLVEEAQTGKARVERIADRIAGVFVPAVLVLAAITFVAWLASGESFAFALTAAVAVLVVACPCALGLATPTAVVAATGRGAELGILIKGPEVLERAHDLRRVLLDKTGTVTRGEMQLVSLTAFNGFDEERALALAGALEQPSEHPIARAIADAARERVGKLPPLSDFRALPGRGVEGRSGDHRLIVARPSLLSERGVVVPEPVRRVVAEEAERGRTAVVLAVDGRAVAVFAVSDEPRPEAGAAVAELREQGLEPVLLTGDEERVARAVARRVGIEAVIAGVLPEQKAAVVEQLKAQGVRVAMVGDGINDAAALASADIGIALGSGTDVAIEASDITILGHDLRLVPRAIALARAALRTIRQNLGWAFVYNIVALPVAALGLLNPAIAGVAMALSSISVVANSLRLRRFGASPLGSPSAPPSNTPSAPA, encoded by the coding sequence ATGGGTATGGGAGAGCACACCGACGAGGGCACCACTTCGGCTCACGTCGATCTCGCGCTCGAAGGGCTTCATTGCGCCTCGTGCGTGGCGCGCGTCGAACGCGCGCTCGCGCAGGTCGAAGGGGTGCGCGACGCGCGGGTGAACCTCGCGAGCGGCAAGGCGCGCGTAGAGCTCGCGGGAACCGACGCCGCCGCACACATCCCCGAGCTGGTCGAGGCGGTGCGCTCGGCGGGCTACGACGCCCGGCCGCTCACCGCCCATCCCGCGGGGAAACCGCCCCCGGGGGAGACGACACACACGCACGACGCTCACGCCGCCGGCTCACCGTCCGGTGCGCACCACGCGCACGATCACGGTTCCGCGAGCGCTCTCGGACGCCGCGCTGTGATCGCTGTGGCGCTAGCGCTCCCGGTGCTCGTGGTCTCGATGACGCCGGCCCTACAGTTCCGCTACTGGCAGTGGCTGGCGTTGGCGTTCGCCACTCCGGTCGTTTGGTGGTCGGCGTGGCCGATCCACAAGGCGGCGCTGCGAGCAGCACGCCACGGCGCGGCGAATATGGACACGCTGATCTCGCTAGGCGTGCTCGCTTCTTGGAGCTACTCGGTCGCCGCCGTGCTGTTCGGTAAAGCCGGTGAACCCGGTATGCACATGCACTTCGAGCTCCTGCCGCGAAGGTCGGGGGCGGGAGAAGAGGTGTACTTCGAGATCGCCGCAGTGGTCGCCGCGGCGACCATCGCCGGCCGCTGGGTCGAAGCTCGCGCGCGGGCGGCGGCCGGCAGCGCGGTGCGCAAACTGCTCGACCTCGCGCCGGCCGAGGCGACAGTTATCGGTGACGACGGCGAAGAGCGGCGCATACCCGCCGCGGAGCTCGCTGTCGGGCAGCTTTTCGTTGTCCGACCGGGGGAACGGATCGCTACCGACGGCGTCGTCGAAAGCGGGGAGGCGGCGGTCGACCTTTCGCTCGTAACCGGCGAGTCGGTGCCGGTCCCGGTCGCGCCCGGCGACCAGGTGGTTGCCGGCGCGATCGCGCTCGATGGGCGCCTCGTAGTGCGCGCGACACGGGTCGGCGACGAGACGACGTTGGCGCGCATCGCGCGTCTCGTCGAGGAGGCACAAACGGGCAAGGCGCGGGTCGAGCGGATCGCCGACCGAATCGCCGGCGTCTTCGTGCCAGCGGTGTTGGTGCTGGCCGCGATCACCTTCGTGGCCTGGCTGGCCAGCGGCGAGTCTTTCGCCTTCGCGCTGACGGCGGCGGTGGCGGTGCTGGTCGTCGCTTGCCCTTGCGCACTCGGTCTCGCCACACCAACCGCCGTCGTCGCCGCGACCGGCCGCGGGGCAGAGCTCGGAATCCTGATCAAAGGACCGGAGGTTCTCGAGCGCGCGCACGACCTCCGGCGCGTGCTGCTCGACAAAACCGGCACGGTGACACGCGGCGAGATGCAGCTGGTCTCGCTGACGGCGTTCAACGGCTTCGACGAGGAGCGGGCACTGGCGCTGGCTGGTGCGCTCGAGCAACCCTCGGAGCATCCGATCGCGCGCGCGATCGCGGACGCTGCGCGCGAGCGTGTGGGGAAGTTGCCGCCGCTTTCTGACTTCCGCGCACTGCCGGGTCGGGGCGTGGAGGGGCGCAGCGGCGACCACCGACTGATCGTGGCTCGCCCGTCGCTGCTCAGCGAACGGGGGGTGGTCGTTCCAGAGCCGGTGCGACGGGTCGTCGCGGAGGAAGCGGAACGCGGGCGAACGGCGGTCGTTCTGGCCGTGGACGGTCGCGCCGTCGCCGTGTTCGCGGTGTCTGACGAACCACGGCCGGAGGCAGGGGCAGCCGTCGCCGAGCTGCGCGAGCAGGGACTCGAGCCGGTGCTCTTGACTGGCGACGAGGAACGCGTGGCGCGCGCGGTGGCCCGGCGCGTAGGCATTGAAGCGGTAATCGCCGGCGTGCTCCCGGAGCAAAAAGCAGCGGTCGTCGAGCAGCTCAAAGCTCAGGGCGTGCGTGTGGCAATGGTCGGTGACGGCATCAACGACGCGGCGGCGCTGGCGAGCGCGGACATCGGCATTGCGCTGGGCAGCGGCACCGACGTGGCGATCGAGGCTTCGGACATCACGATCCTTGGCCACGATTTGCGCCTGGTCCCTCGCGCGATCGCCCTGGCTCGCGCCGCGCTGCGGACGATCCGCCAGAACCTCGGCTGGGCGTTCGTCTACAACATCGTGGCGCTGCCGGTGGCGGCACTCGGGCTTCTGAACCCCGCTATCGCCGGCGTGGCGATGGCGCTTTCAAGCATCTCGGTGGTCGCCAACTCGCTGCGGCTGCGTCGCTTCGGCGCGTCGCCCCTTGGTTCTCCAAGCGCGCCACCGAGCAATACCCCGAGCGCGCCGGCCTAG